From one Paenibacillus terrae HPL-003 genomic stretch:
- a CDS encoding ABC transporter substrate-binding protein, whose product MLKKKSFFMLTTLMLVLSVLISACSGSNNGNNFAPASEDKKEPTSAETRSFKTVKGDIQIPVKPQRIVTDFYGGELLSVGANVVGVEPTAFQNPFLTDLLKEKGTKEVGDPTNLEKTLELKPDLIVVMKDTNYEALSKIAPTLYIPYGTTTNIYDTVKLFGDITGEKEKAEQFIAAFDKKAAEGRARLKGVIDEKATFGLYELTDKNALWIFGDNAGRGGQAVYNALKLNMPKKTANSKEQTVQLSMEVLPQYDADYMFLTTYDPEKKGDALKQLKSSAVWGNLPAVKNNRVFFNDFDTYYRYDPIAITGQIDMIVDMLIEREKENKAKK is encoded by the coding sequence ATGTTGAAGAAAAAATCGTTTTTTATGCTGACTACTTTGATGCTTGTATTGTCTGTACTCATTAGCGCTTGCAGCGGAAGCAATAATGGAAATAATTTCGCTCCAGCTTCAGAGGATAAGAAAGAACCAACTTCGGCTGAGACGAGAAGCTTTAAAACGGTCAAAGGGGATATTCAAATTCCAGTCAAACCGCAGCGCATCGTAACGGATTTTTACGGTGGGGAATTATTGTCCGTAGGGGCCAACGTGGTGGGTGTGGAGCCGACCGCCTTTCAAAATCCTTTTCTGACAGATTTACTGAAGGAAAAAGGGACCAAAGAAGTCGGCGACCCGACCAATTTGGAGAAGACTTTAGAGCTTAAACCCGATCTGATCGTGGTTATGAAGGATACCAACTATGAGGCTTTGTCAAAAATCGCACCTACCCTATATATTCCGTACGGAACGACGACCAACATTTACGATACAGTCAAGCTATTTGGTGACATCACGGGAGAAAAAGAAAAGGCAGAGCAATTTATTGCCGCATTTGATAAAAAGGCTGCTGAAGGCCGCGCACGTCTTAAAGGCGTGATTGACGAAAAGGCAACCTTCGGCCTGTATGAGCTGACGGACAAAAATGCACTTTGGATTTTTGGAGATAATGCGGGCCGGGGTGGACAAGCTGTCTACAATGCGCTTAAGCTGAATATGCCGAAGAAGACAGCTAACTCCAAGGAACAAACCGTACAGCTTTCGATGGAGGTACTGCCGCAGTATGACGCCGATTACATGTTCCTGACGACCTATGACCCGGAGAAAAAGGGAGACGCGCTCAAGCAGCTGAAATCGTCTGCCGTGTGGGGGAATTTGCCTGCGGTGAAGAATAATAGAGTGTTCTTTAACGATTTTGATACGTATTATCGTTATGATCCGATCGCCATTACCGGGCAAATTGATATGATCGTAGATATGCTGATTGAAAGAGAAAAAGAGAATAAAGCGAAAAAATAA
- a CDS encoding winged helix-turn-helix transcriptional regulator yields MRNRKGGFGECPAGNDQACPVEYTLDVIGGKWKGVILYHLMYGTKRFSEFRRICPGITQRMLTLQLRELEEDGVVHREVYKQVPPKVEYSLTEFGRTLIPIINLMKDWGENYKTKQRPTDSLLQHPSPNL; encoded by the coding sequence ATGCGCAATCGGAAGGGTGGCTTTGGGGAATGTCCCGCTGGAAATGATCAGGCTTGTCCTGTGGAGTACACGCTGGACGTGATTGGGGGCAAGTGGAAAGGAGTTATTTTATATCATCTCATGTATGGAACAAAGCGTTTCAGTGAATTTCGGCGTATTTGTCCGGGAATTACACAGCGTATGCTGACACTCCAATTGCGTGAGCTGGAAGAGGACGGTGTAGTTCATCGGGAGGTTTACAAGCAGGTTCCGCCCAAAGTCGAATACTCCCTAACTGAATTTGGAAGAACTCTGATCCCGATTATTAACCTGATGAAAGACTGGGGAGAAAATTATAAAACCAAGCAACGTCCAACAGACAGCCTCCTGCAGCATCCGAGCCCCAATTTGTAG
- a CDS encoding LacI family DNA-binding transcriptional regulator, with the protein MTTIKDIARVAGVSVTTVSRALNGYDDVNEATRRKIMQVAKDLNYSPNILARGLVMNKSKTIGLLVSGMNRQSAKDHFTFEVLSGINECVSEKDYDLVLFSTNSTKQREKTYSQLCRERRVDGVILSGIKTDDPYLQEVVDSDIPCILIDIPILTDTVGYVTTDNVLGAKKAVDYLIRLGHSHIGMVNGHNQAFVSERRLEGYRESLESAGLTFNPEWVVNGAYDEETAREEAAKLLTLYPEMTAIFCASDLMALGVLKAAKQLDRKVPEQLSVAGYDDIQLASYASPPLTTVSQDKFQLGYQAATMLIQMLEGSAQPHAMTLETQLVERESTMKR; encoded by the coding sequence ATGACGACAATTAAAGATATCGCGCGTGTTGCTGGCGTTTCCGTCACGACGGTCTCCAGAGCTCTCAACGGGTACGATGATGTCAATGAAGCGACTCGCCGCAAAATTATGCAGGTGGCCAAAGATTTGAATTACAGCCCCAATATTTTGGCTAGAGGACTCGTCATGAACAAGTCGAAAACGATTGGACTGCTTGTATCGGGAATGAATCGGCAAAGTGCCAAGGATCATTTTACATTCGAGGTCTTATCAGGGATTAACGAATGTGTGTCGGAAAAAGACTACGATCTGGTCCTGTTCAGTACCAACTCGACGAAGCAAAGAGAAAAGACGTATTCCCAACTGTGCCGGGAGCGGAGAGTGGACGGGGTCATTTTATCGGGGATTAAAACGGATGACCCATATCTTCAGGAGGTGGTAGATAGCGACATTCCCTGTATTCTGATTGATATCCCAATCTTGACGGATACGGTAGGTTATGTGACGACGGATAATGTGCTTGGTGCAAAAAAAGCAGTAGATTATTTGATAAGGCTCGGTCACAGCCATATTGGGATGGTGAATGGGCATAATCAGGCTTTTGTCAGTGAGAGGCGGCTGGAAGGATACCGGGAGTCACTGGAATCGGCAGGATTAACGTTCAATCCGGAATGGGTCGTCAATGGGGCGTATGATGAAGAAACCGCCAGAGAGGAAGCCGCTAAGCTGTTAACACTTTACCCCGAAATGACGGCTATCTTTTGTGCGAGTGATCTAATGGCGCTGGGGGTTTTAAAAGCAGCGAAGCAGCTTGACCGGAAAGTGCCCGAACAGTTGTCAGTTGCCGGATATGATGACATTCAGCTTGCGTCTTATGCGAGCCCGCCTTTGACAACCGTATCACAGGATAAATTTCAGCTCGGCTATCAAGCGGCCACGATGCTGATTCAAATGCTGGAAGGCAGCGCTCAACCACATGCCATGACCCTGGAGACACAACTGGTTGAAAGAGAATCGACAATGAAACGATAA